Proteins co-encoded in one Planifilum fimeticola genomic window:
- a CDS encoding class I SAM-dependent methyltransferase, translating into MAKTENKKGDYGIDAPGVIRNLTLSGIVLLLLGMGGFFGLSGALRWIGAVFLLFGLFCLLEAVYMVWSSKVGKYYEREKLLDLLPWRGDEKVLDVGCGRGLVLNAAAKRLDRGKAVGIDIWNERDQSGNHPDVTLDNAEKEGVRERVEVVSADARHIPFADNEFDVVVSSLAIHNIYDKGERRKALGEIIRVLKPGGHFAILDFQHVDEYAAVFKELGATGVQIVGPHYYIFPPVRIVVGRKP; encoded by the coding sequence ATGGCTAAGACGGAAAACAAAAAAGGGGATTATGGCATTGATGCTCCCGGGGTCATTCGCAACTTGACGTTAAGCGGCATTGTTTTGCTTCTTCTCGGCATGGGGGGTTTTTTTGGTTTATCCGGCGCTTTGAGATGGATCGGAGCGGTGTTCCTTCTTTTCGGCCTTTTTTGCCTCCTTGAAGCCGTTTACATGGTATGGAGCAGCAAGGTCGGAAAGTATTATGAACGGGAAAAACTGCTTGATCTTCTCCCTTGGCGGGGAGATGAAAAAGTGCTCGATGTCGGATGCGGAAGGGGACTGGTTCTGAATGCCGCGGCCAAACGGCTCGACAGGGGTAAAGCCGTGGGAATCGATATTTGGAATGAACGAGATCAATCGGGCAATCATCCTGATGTGACTTTGGATAACGCCGAAAAAGAAGGGGTAAGGGAGCGCGTGGAGGTCGTATCCGCCGATGCGCGCCACATTCCGTTTGCGGACAATGAATTTGATGTAGTTGTTTCCAGTTTGGCCATACACAATATTTACGATAAAGGCGAACGTCGCAAGGCGCTCGGGGAAATCATCCGGGTGCTCAAGCCGGGGGGGCATTTTGCGATCCTCGATTTCCAGCATGTCGATGAATATGCCGCGGTTTTTAAAGAGCTGGGAGCGACCGGCGTTCAGATTGTCGGCCCCCATTATTATATCTTTCCTCCTGTGCGGATTGTGGTGGGCCGTAAACCGTAG
- a CDS encoding MFS transporter encodes MGELIRNRKFLLVWLAQAASGLGGIFAMFIEAWLVYSITGSKMAMSGLVMAFMISSLTVQLGMGPYLDGWDRRLVMALSQWSRAVGYLVPTVLYVLDSLSLWHLYLAVVIGGAAEPLFRSSSMAYLPDLLPEKQLVKGNAVLEGTMNGMALVGPPLAGMALGWLGAETILFALVCLLALSGTLLFLLPGSRPDAKGEKQSWIAQFKAGLGFFKVHPMLLGTALLIMTANFAYGAIEPLFLPYVSELLGGTPVQFGLFTSAFSLGMLLGSLWMSLREEPRNRRLYMILSNGVAGLTIAVMGAVHLFPVALLMSFVSGICAIVFNVLNTTLYQRFVPKEMRGRVFTVRILLAQSAIPLGAFLGGGFAELWGLAPLFLAAAGVVILSTVIAWFHPVFHRLNQPAPAPQEKEISLSG; translated from the coding sequence ATGGGGGAATTGATCCGAAACCGCAAGTTTCTTCTGGTCTGGCTGGCCCAGGCCGCATCGGGACTCGGCGGGATCTTCGCCATGTTTATCGAGGCGTGGCTTGTTTATTCGATCACCGGATCCAAGATGGCCATGAGCGGATTGGTCATGGCGTTCATGATCTCCTCCCTGACCGTTCAGTTGGGGATGGGGCCTTATCTGGACGGCTGGGACCGGCGCCTTGTGATGGCCCTTTCCCAGTGGTCCCGGGCCGTGGGATATCTGGTTCCCACCGTGCTTTATGTCCTGGATTCTCTCTCCCTGTGGCATCTGTACCTGGCGGTCGTGATCGGCGGGGCGGCCGAGCCCCTATTTCGGTCTTCCAGCATGGCTTATCTCCCGGATCTCCTTCCCGAAAAGCAGTTGGTCAAGGGCAACGCCGTGTTGGAAGGGACGATGAACGGGATGGCCCTGGTCGGCCCGCCCCTGGCGGGGATGGCGTTGGGGTGGCTGGGAGCGGAGACGATTCTGTTCGCTTTGGTCTGCCTGCTGGCGCTGTCGGGAACCCTGCTCTTCCTGTTGCCCGGGAGCCGTCCGGACGCCAAGGGCGAAAAACAATCCTGGATCGCCCAGTTCAAAGCGGGGTTGGGCTTTTTCAAGGTGCATCCGATGCTGCTGGGAACGGCCCTCCTGATCATGACGGCCAATTTCGCCTACGGGGCGATTGAACCCTTGTTTCTGCCCTATGTGTCGGAGCTTCTCGGCGGCACCCCGGTGCAATTCGGCCTGTTCACCTCCGCCTTCTCCCTGGGCATGCTATTGGGCTCCTTGTGGATGAGCCTTCGGGAGGAACCCCGAAACCGCCGTCTGTACATGATTCTGTCCAACGGGGTGGCGGGGTTGACCATTGCCGTGATGGGCGCTGTTCACCTGTTTCCCGTCGCCCTCCTGATGAGCTTCGTGTCCGGAATATGCGCCATCGTCTTCAACGTGTTGAACACCACCCTTTACCAGCGTTTTGTCCCCAAGGAGATGCGCGGTCGCGTCTTCACCGTCCGCATCCTGCTCGCCCAGTCGGCCATTCCTCTCGGCGCGTTTTTGGGAGGTGGATTTGCGGAACTGTGGGGTCTTGCTCCCCTGTTTCTCGCCGCGGCAGGGGTGGTGATCCTGTCAACGGTGATCGCTTGGTTCCATCCGGTGTTCCACCGATTGAACCAGCCGGCGCCTGCCCCGCAGGAGAAGGAAATCTCGCTGTCGGGTTGA